AACTTAATTCTCTAAAGATTCTCAGTCTCCGATCCAATAGCCTCAATGGAAAGCTTCCTTCTGATATCCCCTCCCTCCCTTCCCTTCGGCACCTTTACCTGCAACAGAATAACTTCTCTGGCGTCTTCCCTGCCTTGCTCTCCCTTCAACTCAATGTCTTGGATCTTTCCTTTAACTCCTTCACTGGGAGCATTCCACCCACCATACAGAATCTGACTCAGCTCACTGCATTATACCTCCAAAACAATTCCATCTCCGGAGCCATACCCGATATCAACCTTCCAAGACTCAAGGCTTTAAATCTGAGCTTTAACTATTTCAATGGTACAATTCCATTTTCTTTCCAGAAATTCTCCTATTATTCATTCGTTGGGAACTCTCTATTATGTGGACTGCCTCTCAAGCGTTGCCCCACCATCTCCTCTTCACCTTCTCCTTCCCCAAATGACTTTCTAAACCCCCCAACAAAGCCCCAATCTCACACTGCTTCCAACAAGAAACTTGGTTCAAATTCTATAATTGCTATAGCAATTGGGGGATCAGCTGTGCTGTTTCTCATAATTATGGTTATCTTCGTTTGcttcttgaaaagaaaagacgGGGCAAGAAACACAGTATTGAAAGGGAAGGCTGAGAGCGAGAAGCCTAAGGATTTTGGTAGTGGGGTGCAGGAGGCTGAGAAGAACAAACTGTTCTTCTTTGAAGGCTGTTCTTATAGCTTTGATCTTGAGGATTTGTTGAGGGCTTCAGCTGAAGTTCTTGGTAAAGGGAGTTATGGAACAGCCTACAAGGCAGTTTTGGAGGACGGGACATCAGTGGTGGTGAAAAGGTTGAAGGAAGTTGCTGCTGGAAAGAAGGAATTTGAGCAACAGATGGAAGTTATAGGGAGAATTGGACAGCACCCTAATATTGTTCCACTCCGTGCTTATTACTACTCCAAAGATGAGAAGCTTCTAGTTCACAACTACATGTCAGCAGGCAGCTTATCTGCATTCCTGCATGGTAAGCTGTCTTTTAGCTCAATTATAATGAAtaagttttgttttcctttcctccacattttttttgcattactTCCATCACCTGGCATTAGAAATTTGTGCGAGGCAGATCAAAATTTTCTACTTGTGATTTTTATCCAGGGAAATTTTTCACCTAGTAACGACTGCTTGAGAATAAGCAAGACCAATGTTCACTAGTTTAATGAGAACCAGAAAATGGTTTAAACTTCAGCCAGTGAGTTTTATCCTTTTAGGAGCTGTGTTTGGTTCTGTGAGAAACATGTTTTCCCAAATGAAAACGGTAGAAGGTTAGGAATCTCATCTATCATACAACAGTTCTGCATCAAGTTGTTTCTGGCAGTCTAGCACAAAGTAGTCATGCTGGCTCTTTTGATTTATTGACTAGAGTTACACATTAACAATGGCTTAAACCATGAAAGTTAAAAGCCCTTGCAGAGAAGGTTTACAGCATTtgttgaagaaattttttttaaattagtgaaGAATACCAAATAGGCTAATAACAATTGATCGAATTCCCTAGAATCGATTATGAGATTGGGTGTCATTAACAGCCAGAAAAGACAGTTATGGTACTCTAAAAATTCCTCATGATGAAGTTTAGCTAACTATATACCCATCTATATACTTTTGGTTTTTGCCGATTGCTGCAGAATAATGTACTTTTTGATTGAATAGATCTCAATggtggtttttttattcttgaaaaaaccTTGAGAGTTATAACATTCTGATGAATCACTTTAtttgtgatgttttgtattaaaaggaatgagaaaaggcaacaaagcccttggaggcttaaagagagggtataaatgattgaggggtagtgtggtaattgactaatagttgataaatataaataagaagaaaaaaaaaaaaaaagaatgatctgattttgagagaaagagagctacGGGAGAGATAagggaaagaggaagaagaagaaaagaaaggagagaaggaaaggaaggagaagagaagtagaggaaataagtaaaaaggtaagatttatagttttaagtgtaataatatgttaaatttcggttttgattaattttgagagtttttgaagtttgtattttgagttaattgatgaattaatttgaaggttaggagttgattattgtgggtatttgatgaattagttgattttaagagattgaattgaaggataatgattttgagttatgattttgcttaaatggtgaaattatgttagaaatcaggggataacagtaggtgatctgttgaaattctgggtttgaggttgaagatgacgaaaattcagtttggtccctcaatttacggaaattgcagtttagtccccgaactttggaaattttacagattggtccctggggcataaattgagattctgaacagaaatgaggatgatttaaaggcaaaattccagtataattaatattttcagttttggtcctccaatttgacaaattacgatttgacccctaatattttgataaaatcacatttttggaccttggggcataattcaagattctggacaaagataaggacgaattatggataaatttcaatatgGTCATGTATTTACAATTCGGTCCTCAAAATTGggtaaaattacgttttggtccctgttttggaaaattgtcgttttagtccctaaacttgggagattaagcccggtttattttatgcattgggatcttttgtttgatctgtttttgagtatattgcatatatttattgtaggttctcctaacgatccttaatcggattttcgggtcttttgtctgacattcctttagttcagtattttccgggtgagtggaataatctttaatatgcatataatataaataaatatgtatgttgattatacaatgagtacaactagtaaatttcttgaatatttatatatgttgctttatttttccgagtactaatttattattgaattttcactcgcaatctgttaaagtaaattctatttgatatgatatacgtttctttgatgattatgtgaatatttgttatgccttgatatgggacttgtcagtactccatgctaacggagaatagttagcctgtgtgcacatagtattctgttacctagctggtgagagaggcatcagcctgtggcgattgatcatcccacagtggtcaccgacgggtgtcatctggtcaccgacgggtgttcatctggtcaccttcgggtgtcatctggtcaccttcgggtgtcatctgatctctgacatgtaatccactacgttataataatatgttacgttatgataactatatgttacgttatgataatatgattagtaagtatatgtatatgtatatgtatatgtatatgtatattaagataaatcatcttacaacttattaatatctgaaatatctaaaatgtatattaaatgttattccctcactgagttggttgaactcacctctcatttttaatattatttcaggttcttagtttctggaactttgttgagtgtttccgcttctccagttctggtcggtatgccttgcttgttcgcgaggctttcctttcaattttgatttgatgtcttagacgctccactgttaccttgttttaattaaatttggattttgacaatgtaatgagtattatgaattattatttttgttttaataactatctttcggtttcatcagtatttgaataatataatatttctgaatattatgagccgctgcgtattttggaacaaattgttcttttgatatgttcgttctgaggcttagcgtaggtgaggtgtcctttcgacaccgctcctacgttgccggtcacggatccgggattcgggtcgtgacaaaggtggtatcagagcatggttttattaaaacctcgtaatctatttgtttttgttaaaacccTCGTAATATGTGGAGCTTAGGATCTATCTTGTCTTGATGtcattcaatcttttctattaagtttcgaggacgaaacttttataaggtggggagattgtgatgttttgtattaaaaggaatgagaaaaggcaacaaagcccttggaggcttaaagaga
This genomic stretch from Populus alba chromosome 19, ASM523922v2, whole genome shotgun sequence harbors:
- the LOC118061295 gene encoding probable inactive receptor kinase At5g58300 isoform X1, which translates into the protein MCFLWGEPGAAEARNKHSSFQTEQLSMKLLSSISTVVFLFFILPVVPQIIADLNSDRQALLDFAAAVPHIRKLNWNASTSVCTSWVGITCNTNGTGVVAVHLPGVGLYGPIPANTIGKLNSLKILSLRSNSLNGKLPSDIPSLPSLRHLYLQQNNFSGVFPALLSLQLNVLDLSFNSFTGSIPPTIQNLTQLTALYLQNNSISGAIPDINLPRLKALNLSFNYFNGTIPFSFQKFSYYSFVGNSLLCGLPLKRCPTISSSPSPSPNDFLNPPTKPQSHTASNKKLGSNSIIAIAIGGSAVLFLIIMVIFVCFLKRKDGARNTVLKGKAESEKPKDFGSGVQEAEKNKLFFFEGCSYSFDLEDLLRASAEVLGKGSYGTAYKAVLEDGTSVVVKRLKEVAAGKKEFEQQMEVIGRIGQHPNIVPLRAYYYSKDEKLLVHNYMSAGSLSAFLHGNRAGGRTSLDWNARVKICLGTARGIASIHSEGGAKFFHGNIKASNVLLTPDLDGCISDVGLAPLMNFPTTMYRTIGYRAPEVIETRKASQKSDVYSFGVLLLEMLTGKAPLQVPGHDSVVDLPRWVRSVVREEWTAEVFDVELVRHQHIEEEMVQMLQIALACVAKAPDMRPKMDEVVRMIEEIQHSDSKNRSSSDAESNVQTP
- the LOC118061295 gene encoding probable inactive receptor kinase At5g58300 isoform X2; the encoded protein is MFPWGEPGAAEARNKHSSFQTEQLSMKLLSSISTVVFLFFILPVVPQIIADLNSDRQALLDFAAAVPHIRKLNWNASTSVCTSWVGITCNTNGTGVVAVHLPGVGLYGPIPANTIGKLNSLKILSLRSNSLNGKLPSDIPSLPSLRHLYLQQNNFSGVFPALLSLQLNVLDLSFNSFTGSIPPTIQNLTQLTALYLQNNSISGAIPDINLPRLKALNLSFNYFNGTIPFSFQKFSYYSFVGNSLLCGLPLKRCPTISSSPSPSPNDFLNPPTKPQSHTASNKKLGSNSIIAIAIGGSAVLFLIIMVIFVCFLKRKDGARNTVLKGKAESEKPKDFGSGVQEAEKNKLFFFEGCSYSFDLEDLLRASAEVLGKGSYGTAYKAVLEDGTSVVVKRLKEVAAGKKEFEQQMEVIGRIGQHPNIVPLRAYYYSKDEKLLVHNYMSAGSLSAFLHGNRAGGRTSLDWNARVKICLGTARGIASIHSEGGAKFFHGNIKASNVLLTPDLDGCISDVGLAPLMNFPTTMYRTIGYRAPEVIETRKASQKSDVYSFGVLLLEMLTGKAPLQVPGHDSVVDLPRWVRSVVREEWTAEVFDVELVRHQHIEEEMVQMLQIALACVAKAPDMRPKMDEVVRMIEEIQHSDSKNRSSSDAESNVQTP